The Halorhodospira halophila SL1 genomic sequence ACCCCGACGAGCCGGATATCGGCGTCATCCAGGAACGGATGGAAGATCCCCAGGGCGTTGGAACCGCCGCCGACGCAGGCGACCACGGCGTCGGGCAAGCGCCCCTCGCGCTCCAGGATCTGCGCTCGGGTCTCGACACCGATGACCCGCTGCAGGTCGCGAACCAGCGTCGGGTAGGGATGGGGACCGGCGACGGTGCCGATGATGTAGAAGGTGTTGTCGATATTCGCCACCCAGTCGCGCATCGCCTCGTTCATGGCGTCCTTGAGGGTGCGCGTCCCGGCGTCCACGGCGCGGACCTCAGCGCCGAGCAGACGCATCCGGTAGACGTTGGCGGCCTGGCGCTGCACGTCGTCGGCCCCCATGTAAACGACGCACTCCAGCCCCATGCGTGCCGCGACGGTTGCCGTAGCCACGCCGTGCTGCCCCGCCCCGGTCTCGGCGATGATCCGCGTCTTGCCCATGCGCGCGGCCAGCACCGCCTGCCCCACGGTATTGTTGACCTTGTGCGCGCCGGTATGGGCCAGATCCTCGCGCTTGAAGTAGATGCGTGCACCGCCGGCGCGGGCGGTCAGCCGCTCGGCCAGGTACAGCGGAGTGGGCCGACCGACGAAATCCCGCAACTCGCGATCGAGCTCGGCCTGGAAACCCGGGTCGCGGCGCGCCTCGGCGTACGCCTCGGTCAACTCCTCGAGCGGCCCGACCAGGGTCTCGGAGACGAACCGCCCCCCGAACCGGCCGAAGTGCCCATCATGCTCCTCGGCGGGGCCGCCGCCGTCCTGCTCAGGTCTCATCGCCACGTTCCACCTCCGCGAGAAACCGGGCTATGCGCTCCCGGTCCTTGATCCCCGGCTCCGACTCGACGCCGCTGCTAACATCCACGGCGAAGGGGCGCACCTTGCGCACCACCTCCGCCACATTCTCGGCGCTCAGACCGCCAGCCACCGTGAGCCCGCGCACGCCGCCCGGGATGGTGTCGTGGTCGAAGGACTCACCCCGACCCCCGCGCTCGCCGACGCGGTGGCTATCGAACAGAAACCCGCTGGCATCCGGATA encodes the following:
- the trpB gene encoding tryptophan synthase subunit beta encodes the protein MRPEQDGGGPAEEHDGHFGRFGGRFVSETLVGPLEELTEAYAEARRDPGFQAELDRELRDFVGRPTPLYLAERLTARAGGARIYFKREDLAHTGAHKVNNTVGQAVLAARMGKTRIIAETGAGQHGVATATVAARMGLECVVYMGADDVQRQAANVYRMRLLGAEVRAVDAGTRTLKDAMNEAMRDWVANIDNTFYIIGTVAGPHPYPTLVRDLQRVIGVETRAQILEREGRLPDAVVACVGGGSNALGIFHPFLDDADIRLVGVEAGGEGLASGRHAAPLNAGRPGVLHGARSYLMESDEGQIIGTHSISAGLDYPGVGPEHAWLKDSGRAEYVTVTDAEALAAFHRLSRTEGILPALETSHAVAHAERLAAELGPDAALVVNLSGRGDKDIATVAAQEGIEL